TTGGCGTTCGCCGGCTGGGGCCCGGACTGGCCGGCTCCGTACGGGTTCTTCGAGAACATCGTCGACCCGCGCAAGATCCTCGCTCAGGGCAACAGCAACTACGGTGCCTGCAGCGACCCGAAGATCACCTCGCTGATCAACTCCGCGTTGAAGCAGAAGACGCCGCAGGCGGAGTACCCGTACTGGCAGCAGGTGGACCAGACGGTCCTGAAGGACGCCTGTGATGTTCCGTTCACCTATGACAAGGCTCTCGACCTGTTCAGCAGCCGGCTGACCAACGTCTACATCGAGCCTGCGTTCGGCATCGTCGACCTCCGCACCGTGGGAGTCGGAGGCTGACCGCCGAGAACTGAGGACCCGCCACCCGGGTCGGCCAACTCCTTTATCCGGTCGCGGGCCGACCCGGTGGGCGATCTGGCCGCACCGGCTCGAGCTCCCTGTTCAGGGAACTCGACGCCGGTGCGGTCATTCTTGTGCTTGTGACCCCAGCAGCTCGGCACCGAGAGCGGTGCGGCGGTAGGTCGGCGCCGCGGCACGACCCCGCGCGACCTCACGGGTCACCAGATGGGTGCGGGCGAGCACGCGCAGATGGTGGAGCGTGTTCTTGCGACGCTGGCCGGTCGCGCGGGCCAGCTCATGCGCCGTCATCTCGCCTTCGAGGGCGTACAGGATCACGGTCCGCGGGTAGCCGAGCAGCTGGGCCAGCGCTAGCCGCGGCCGGCCCTCGCCGTACAGCGCGGTGCCCGGCCGTTCGACCGGCCGGCAGACCAGCAGGCCGTCATCGTGATCGAATGCCTCAGCCCGGATTCCGAGAACGGTCGGGATGATCGTCGGCGGCTTCGCCGACGATCGGGCTGCGTAGACCGTCGAAACGTCGCCGGCCGGGTCGACGTCGCTGGTCAGCGACATGGACAGTGGTAGCCACATCGGCTCCAGCACCGTGGTGACGTAGTGGTCGAGCTCGCGGATGATCTCGGCCAGCCCCTCGCGCGGACTCGCGAACCGGGCCATGACCTCGGGCGGCAAGCCGTCGGCGAACACGCGCCGGAGGTCTTGCCCGACCGCACCATCCTCGACCGCGATCAGCCCGTACAGCTGATCGGGCCAGCAGGCGCTTTCTTCGATCCGGTCGAGCAGGAACTCCGGTACGCCGTGAGGGGCCGCGCAGATCGCGCGAATCAGATCCCGGTCAGCGGTCGCGCACCAGGACAGCGCGGCGCGGAACCACGCGGAGTCGACGTACGGGTGGTTGGTGTCGCGCAGATGGCGGAGCCCGAAAACGGCTTCCGACAGCCGAGAGCCCGAGAGCAGCTGAGGGGTTGGCGACGGGCCGGCTTCTACCGCGGCAAGCGACTTCACCCGCGCCTACCGGCTCGGCTCCGAGCCCCCAGTGCGTTGGACCGCCACGGCCCCGACCCTATGCCCGGCCACCTTCGGCGTCGGCCGAATTAATCGCCGCCAGCGCGGCCGTTACCGATCTGTGGCTGTGGTGTTGCCGTTGGTTGACCAATCCGACTGCTGCCACGGTTCGGTTCGGGCCGAACCGTCGCACACCTACGATCGAGACGATGAGCAGAGCTAACACGCGAGCAATGGGCGGTGACCTCGCCGCGTTGGGATCGGTGCTGGCTGATCGCACCCGTGCGGATGCATGCCTGCTGCTGCTCGACAACAGACGGTGGACGTGCAGCGAGCTGGCGAGCGCTTTGGGTGTCGCGCGTTCGACGATGACCGAACACGCCAACGTTCTTGTCGACGCGGGGCTTCTGGAGCAGGAGCGGGCTGGTCGACACCGGTACCTGCGGTTGGCGGGAGACGAGACCGCTGAGCTGCTCGAGTATCTCGTTGCTCGCTCGCCACGGCGCACCACCATGCGATCGAGCCTGCGTTCGGTCTCTCAGCATGATGCGCTTCGCCGCGGCCGCACGTGTTATGACCACCTTGCCGGTGTACTCGGGGTCCAGGTCACGCAGTCGATGCTCGCCAACGGGTACCTCCGTGACCAGCTCGGCTGGTCGCTGACGCCGAACGGCATCGAGTGGTTGGCGTCGGTCGGCGCGGATGTCGAGGCGTTCGACCACGGTCGACGACCGCTGGTCCGCCAATGCATCGACTGGACCGAGCGAGAGCCGCATCTGGCCGGGCGCGCAGGAGCCGCGTTATGCGACCAGTTCTTCGTTCACGGCTGGATCGCGCGCTACGGCACGACCCGCGCGGTGCGCGTGACCGACGAGGGCCGTACCGCGCTGGTCGACCACTTCAGCATCGCGACCCCGGTGGATTCCACCGCCACCGCCAGCTAGGCAGCCGCGCCGGCCGCGTTCTGCGCGAGCGCGACCGTGACGGTCGGCGCGTTCGCCAGGCTGTTGTGCACCGTGCAGTGCGACGCCACCGCCAGCAGAGCCGCGCGCCGGGCCTGCGGCACGGAGTC
This portion of the Mycobacteriales bacterium genome encodes:
- a CDS encoding helix-turn-helix domain-containing protein codes for the protein MKSLAAVEAGPSPTPQLLSGSRLSEAVFGLRHLRDTNHPYVDSAWFRAALSWCATADRDLIRAICAAPHGVPEFLLDRIEESACWPDQLYGLIAVEDGAVGQDLRRVFADGLPPEVMARFASPREGLAEIIRELDHYVTTVLEPMWLPLSMSLTSDVDPAGDVSTVYAARSSAKPPTIIPTVLGIRAEAFDHDDGLLVCRPVERPGTALYGEGRPRLALAQLLGYPRTVILYALEGEMTAHELARATGQRRKNTLHHLRVLARTHLVTREVARGRAAAPTYRRTALGAELLGSQAQE
- a CDS encoding winged helix-turn-helix domain-containing protein, which encodes MSRANTRAMGGDLAALGSVLADRTRADACLLLLDNRRWTCSELASALGVARSTMTEHANVLVDAGLLEQERAGRHRYLRLAGDETAELLEYLVARSPRRTTMRSSLRSVSQHDALRRGRTCYDHLAGVLGVQVTQSMLANGYLRDQLGWSLTPNGIEWLASVGADVEAFDHGRRPLVRQCIDWTEREPHLAGRAGAALCDQFFVHGWIARYGTTRAVRVTDEGRTALVDHFSIATPVDSTATAS